GGTAGTGGCATAGAAGGGTGGTACATAGAATTGGGTCGATCCCATATACCTGAGACGActtgagaggaagaaggtaatggtggcggtggaggttgtTGGTAGTGTTCTTTGGGTTGTTGCCAAGCTGATGTTTGTGAAGGTCGTTTGTTTGATTGCGATCGACCGTCATTGTACATTGGATACACGGGTGATggtcgacgaggaggtggcGAAGGTGATCGGGGAGCAGAAGGCCGTTGGAGGCCCATTTTTAACAGATCGGATTGTATATCAGTCTGACTGAGGGATTGGATATCTCTGGCAATAGCTCGTCGCTGTCTGATTTGGCCATCAATCTCGATAGGTTCAAGAGTTTGTTCCCCTGTAGAGAGGAGGTGTTTATCTGCTATGGCCCAgccacctcctccacgaCCCGCTCTGAGATTGGGTAATGCGTCGGGATTCCGGCGAAGGGCGATTCTTTCTGCTGTGAGACGTGCCATCTTTTGTCGATTGGCATGAGTTATCTCGTCGGCAATTTCTTCCAATCTCACCTAGTCTTCAAGTCAGCATTGTAAACGTCGCGGAGATTGTTGCTACTTACATGGAAGTTGAACCTGGCGAATTTTTTCCAATGATCAcacatcttcaacaactcGCCTTCATCCGCTTGTTCTCGCGCTTCCGCCCAGAGGTACTGGGCATCCTTCCGTCTTTCCAGTTCCTGCCAAAGCCACAgaagttgaggatgagaaccATCTAATAagtctttttcttgttgATTAAGACTTGCAATTGCACTGCCTTTCATCAGGAGAGACCTATAACACAGTGATGAAGTACTGACTCGTCAATCAATCTATGTCTGGCTTGTTGTCTGGCAACAGCAACGGGATCATCCGGATCAACTGAACAGAAATCAGCATCCATGCAATTATCAATTGATTTGTACTTACCTTCGCCCTTTTTTAaccattttcttcttttcctaGGCGCCCGCTTTGCAGTTTGAGGCTTATCCCCTTTTTCAACCACGTCTGCCTCCTCCATGGCATTCTCACTCTCTGGTTGGCCCCCTTCACTACCCTCGAGTGCCTCAAAGCCCAGAACGACCTCTCCAACAGCCTCATCCTGAGTCTCCTCCCTGGATGCGCCATTCTCTTGCTGATTCGCATCGTCTGCTTCTTGTccatccatttcttccccatctttctcctcctcgagctcttcttccgtctttctcttttgtcCAATAACTACCTCCCTCATGAATTCGTCTTGttcctcttcgccttcaaATCGAAGAGCAGGATCGATAGGAATTGCAGCTGCGTCCTTGAGCTCGTTGACGACCGGCGgcatctcatcatcaaccaCTAGATCCGCGGAACTTTGATGGGCATCGAGATCGAGCGCCAAAGCAACATTTGTACCATCTCTGGGGTCTACATTAATCTTGGTTCCGTTGGGTATCAAATCCCCGCTGGGATACGCCCCAGACATGATAGTTGTCTGCGAAGCGGGGATGGGCGACAGAGTGCGATGCGAGTATGTTGACGATTTAACTGAGAGTGGTGCTGTCGAAGGGGATACCACAGTGTACATGGTCTACTCAATGAGGGGGGATGAGATGAAGGCTAAGCGCTGTCAGCGTCTGGCCCATTTCCATATCTCGGCCCAAGATAAACAGAAGTCGgtgaaagaaaagataACCCCGGTGCCCCGCATCCGATATTCACCGCAAGTTGCCTTACGTAATGCTAACCCTCCACCTGATGGCCGATCAAAAgcgaggaaaaaaagataaaaaagGCATCATTGATTGTCGCGACTTGCACGTGGCATTTCGAGGCATTTCGAAACTGGTAAGGGTAAAAGACGAGAGTGGTAATTCagggtggaggaaggataaTAACCACGAGAGCCACCCTCGTCGACTGCCACACCCAGATCAACTTTTACACCCGGGAGCCGCACCATGTACGGTACAACGACTGACATCTAGATGCACCAGCTGCCCGGAAAAATTATGCACGCACCATCACAGACAACGACGCAGCAGCAGACGAGAGACATCATATCATCGAAAGATCACCGGAACGTAACTTCAGAATAGCGTGTCAAATCGTCCTGCACATACAGTAAAAGAGCAGAAGGAAGCCAGCCCATTCAACAGCCAGATCCTTTCTGCCCTTCCTTTGACAATACAAGCATGGCTGTTTGCTATGCAGTAATAGACTGAGTAGGCATGGGTGGATGCAGGATCTAGATGCAACAGCATCGCATCAAGAAAGTGTGGAAACGCAGGCAAGCCGCGGCACAAAAACAGGTCGCACGAAACAATTGGGTGGAGGGCGATCACAAGGGGGCGGAGAAAGCTATAATATAGAGAAAAGCAAATGTGTCGCCCGACTCACAGTCCTGTGGGATGTATAGTAGATGTAGAAGATGCTTTTATAGATGTTTGTGGGATACTAGGCTGCTCGATTGGTTAGCGGAGGTACGATCATGTTGCGGCGTATGAGGAGGCAGTGgggtgaagaaaagggtgaGAATCGCGTCTGATGACGGTAAGACGTCTCAAAATAGTAGCTGCGTCCTCAATGGGGGCGACTTACGCATTCAAGACTAGATacagaagagaaaggagtACAACATGTACAGATAGAGGCGGAACGGATGTGAGGGTGAAGGCAAAACGTAATTCGGCGACTCACCAAGCTTAAAGCGATCTCTGTAGTGTTTGTGTTGAGGATAGTTGATGATCGTGAAGCAAGAGCAAGCCGTGGGTGCCACTGTGCGCTGTGCGCTCTCTCTGGGATGTGGTGGGGGAGTATGTGTATTAGATGGAAATGTACGACGTATGTAAGAGAAGAAGTTAATTGTTAAGAGCGACCAAACGTagcggcggtggtggcCCTGTCGGCCCTCGGGAGATTGATTAGGCACGGTTTGCCTTGTCCTTGGCTCGAGCGTCGCACTTTTTTTCAGGGTCCACAGCAAAGAAAcaaaggtggaggttgtcCAGCCTCGTCAGCTATTTCTATCCGGCCGTATGGTGCATCTATTTCTGGGCGTTGAGCGTATAGGACCATAAACAATGCCATTACCGCTGCTGGACTCTCGGTATTGCCCGTGCATCACATCTCATATCCATCTTGGTTACGTATGCAGCCCAAAGTCTTGCTGGAGCCTGCCGATCTGTCCATGATCTCGATCGACCGACCATAATAACAACCCGAAACTGCCTCATAGTTCCCGGCGCCCTGACCCCATGCTGAGTCGCTTTACATAAGCATATATGAGCAGTAAAACTAAAAGTGCAAAGAAAACGATCACCGTTCTTTCCATGCTGTGGCGCATTTTGTTTGGGTCTATGCATTCGGATATCTACTAGTGACAAACCGCGCTCGGATCAATAGAAGCATGCATACGCCAGGAAACGGATCTTAATCAAAAAGTAGTAATACAAGCGCCATAAGTTGGCAGCATACAAATTGTAGGAGAGCATCTAACCAACAACTCACCCTTTACGTCAAGACCCCAATAGCTGAATAAAGAAACATTAGTAATCTAAACTGCTCCGCCCATCTGATTAACGAAAGCCTCAAAGTTAAACCCAAACATATCTCCATCCTGACCCCCCATCTCCGCATTCTGCCCCCCCATCCCATCCTGGTGCCTCATCTGACCCCCGCCTTCGTCACCTTGGAAATGCTTTCCAGGCATGCCCAAACCCCCACCCATCGCCATGCCCATATTCATACCAAGCGCCATGGACATATCCATATCGACTCCCACTTGTCCGTCGTATTCCGGGCTGACTGAAATATTggttgatggagaagagttggaTGCATTTAGCCATGTATTCCTGTTTGTTCCAGCTCCGGGACCGGTACCAGAAAtagagatgagatggttgGGAATATATCCACTCAAGGGAACTTCAGACTcccaggaggaggatgtcaTGAGTGGGTAAGAACTGGCTGGGTAGGAGCTAGCCGTCAGAGGAGTTGTTTGGTCCCCAGCGAAAGCAGGAACGGCCGCGTCATAGAAACCATTGTCCACCAATGTCGATGCGGTCGCAATCGATCCCCCCGAATTGGGTGATGGAGTGCCATCCACGCCTCCCGTCCTTCCGATCCCTACAGCAACTCCCGTCCCATTCGAGCTTGACGCCGACGGCCCTCTTAACGGTGCTTGCACCCGCCTCAGCTTGGCTGATCCTACGAGGTGGCTCaaatcatcctcctcaccaGAACCATCGGCAACAACCTTGTTCTTGGTGCGGGATGCGGCAATGAGCGCTTCGTGCGCACGTTTACGGAGGCGTAACAGGATAGGTAAACCCTTTTTGGCACGACATCCTTCCCTTGCAGCGGCGGAGATGTCGCAAACAATGGACATGGCGTGGAATGAAGGGCTGGCAAAGGCACATTGAGGTGCTCGGATGGCAATAGCGGCACTGTCTCCTTGTGTCAGACGGACGTACAGAACTTAAAGGAATGACACTCACAGGCAAACAGCAGATGAAAACGCATGGAACCAGAAGAACCACCACCTAGCCACCAATGATGGGTGGTAAATTACCAGCGCTTTGACGAGATGTACAATCTCCTGTGCATTCTCAAACAATGCAACAAAGCTCGACCCGAATTTGGAGTGTGATGGGTCGTCAGGCGCATCTTTCAGGGCGCGTGCGAAAAGGGGTCGATTGAGTAAAAGTCGCATCTGGGCGATCTGAAGACGGATGCCAAAGCGGTGGATGACGAGATGAGGGTGGACGTTGGGATCAAGTGGGAGGTCAACGATTGCGACGTTTGGCAGAAGAAGTTCTGGAAgattcttcttgtctgTAATGAATGGTTAATATCTGCGTAATGATCTGGTCCACGGAGAACTTACATTCTCGGAGGTCAGAGTCTAGCTGAGAGACAACTGTCAAGGACACAGGGTCCACTTGTGTTTGCTACATTATTTAAGCATAAATAGTCCTTGGATTGCAGAGTGGACTTACCACGTCGATGACCCGTTCCATCAGGTGCATTAACCCATATTTTGCACGATGGACTGACAGAGACGTAAGCGGACTAATAACAATTGAACCAAGACATCGCTTACATCCAGTTTCATCTCCAATAAGTTCAGGCACTTCTGGAATCTTTGTATCTGACCATTTGTAACTTGTCGAACAAGGTCTGATTACATTTATCTGCGTTGAGCGCAAACGCCACTTGGTTTAACTTTGCAATATTCAGACTTACCGACCAAAGCATAGAGCTTGCAACCTGTCGTACGACACAATTTCCCACCAAACCTGACGTCGTTCTTCAACCTCGTACTGGGACAGGCCATAGTGTTCTCCGTCACGATGAAGACCAAGCTATCAAAGAAACGATCACATTAACATCATGTCTTACTCCACTGATGCACAGATGGCAAATCAACTCACACTCTGAGCAATTTTCACAGCCGTACCGAGTATAGGCCAAAACACTTCACCACCGTTCCCACCTATGGTTGCACGATTTCAATTCAACCCCATTGTCATCTATAATGGGCAAATTTTCACATACGTTTATCATTGAGGATGTAAGTACCCATCAAGTGCATAGCCTGCACAGTTGCAGGGCTAGCCTGTTCTATGCCTACCACGCTGATACATGCGCGGCCCAACATGAAGAGCTGCTCTCCCCTCGGGTGGACTACACCCTCCATGTTAGCCCTAGGTCCATACGCAGAAGACAAGCCAAAAAGTCTTACATGGGGGTCGATTGAGGTCGAACATTGATCCGAGGGCCATGACGAGAAATACACAGGCCAGTTTGTGTGCGTTCGGTGATGATTCAGTGTCGTAAGCGTTGAGAATATGGTCATTCTCGAACATCGCTCTTGGAATAGGTTGATATCTTATAAAGTGTTAGGGCTTACATCCAAACTCGTTATCGGAAAGACTCACTGCCAGTTCACATTCTCCCAGTAACTCGTCACCAAAGCCCTCCCTTCTCTGTCGTAATCCGGTAATTCATCTCTTAACTTGTCTAACTTGATTTCCCCACGTGCAAACAAGGACGAATGCAATCCCAAACCAGGGAGATTACTGTACTCCTCATTCCCAGACCATCGACCTTCTGCTGTTGAGGGTGGGGTAGCCAAAGCCTGCCTCCTCTGCTCGGTTGCATTGTGCCCGCGGGCGTTCCCCCCCCCAAGTACCCCTGGACCCGTCTCAGATCCAGTTAATTCATCTCCcgacccttctccttctctcaaaTACTCACTCCCAGCAAAACTACCTACAAATGTCGcttgtccttcttgacCTATAGTCAATGTGCCAAAAGCTCCTTGGAGAAGTTCATCCTCCGCCCCTGGCTCGTTACCGAAGCCGGTAGAGGTTTTGGAATTATTACGGCCGTATGAACGAGGTTCGCGTGGGGAAAAAAGGTATGGGGATTCAAGGAGGGGATGTGGGGTCGAACTGTTTTTGGCGTGAGATTGGGAAAGAGCGACTTCCAGTAGGGAGATGCGTTCATGTAACTACAATTGTAATTATTAGCTAGATATCACTGAAAAGGTCAAGTGTTATGTACCTCGGCCGTATCAGCCAAAATGAGTCTATGTTATTGTTAGCATaagcttgaagatgatgcagCTATAGCTTACCTCTTGCCCTTACCAGTCCTCATTTCTCCATTGGGACAAATCTGAGCAcaccctctcttctcaccTAAGACTTTGTCAGCACCCATGATCCTCTGATTAGGAACCGCACGTACAAGATGTACAAGGCCATTCCCTGGAACATTTCAGCTTCAGCCTAAGAAGGATACGCTCAGTACAGCTTGGtgcaaaagaaaaagatcaATTCACCGCCGACATTCAGCACAACTAAAGCTCTGCCtcccactcttctccttatccCCTTTGCCAGCTTTACCTCCAGCTTTGCCTGGCTCTGCGGCAGACGTCCTCTTGATTGGTAATGCAGGAGGGTGCATCGATTCGGAGGATGGTAAAATGGAAGTCGACCCTTCTCCGGGTGGTATATCTGCTGAGATCATTCGTAGTGTTGGAAGCTAGTATGTGTGGCAATTTGGTACTGATCGATATTGGGAAGTTGAGTTCGGGTGGTGTTTGATGGGGGCTGGGCTGTTGTTCAATACTGAACAGATAGATCGTCGCCGATGTTCTAAACCATCGCGGTCAGCATGCTGAGCACATGTCTATATTACACTATAAAGAACAGCATGTAAAGTGGGGATTTAGGAGTCAGGTGGGGATCCACATACACTTAGTCTTCTGACGGTAGATCAGTTTGCCACTTGGGGAGCTGAAGGTCTATTGCCTACAGAGTAGAGAATGTTCTCTCGGTATTCTTTCGGTTTCGTCAGACGGCAGACAGCTGATCGGTCGATTGAAGACTGATGTGCGATGCGCTACTGAAGCCTACCGGAGTGTGTGAGCCCCTCGAAATATCCTTATCGGGAACCGGTACAGCCGAGTATGcccagaaaaaaaaacaatAAAGAGATGTCCGGTGTGACTGATGAAACGAGGTGTGTATATGGCAGCACACGGAGGTTGGTGGACGAGAGTTGAGAGTTGCTTGGAAGTTATTTTGGCAATGAGTAGACGTAGACGAGGGACAGCTGTAAAAGGTGgcagggaaaaaaaagaaggatgatgggtTCGATGCGGAGATCAATGGATCACAACAAACGCAGGACGCAGTTCACAAAATATCCACAACCGCACACACCGTTATCCGCCGGCAGCCGTTAAAAATATCCAACGAACTTCATCCTTATCTATTACTTTATCCCATATGCTATCGTTTCTGGTTACTGCAGTATATTGGGACACCTtatgggaagaagccgCAAGGAACGATAAACGATAAGAACCAGTCTGCTTTTATGTATGCATCAGAGGAATCAGTCAGAGAATATATCGCCCTACTCCCATCTCCGTCTTTACATCTACCAGTACACCTCGCTCGAACATCTACCACCTCGAATCTACACCTATTGTGGAGGACGGAACCTGCCAATATATGTCAGCATAAGCAAATAGCAAATATAACTGCGAACGATTTACCCAGGAGGCATCTGACCAGCAGGAGGGAACCCAGGTGGCATCCCCGCGGGCGCACCAGGGAATCCAGGCGGTCGGAATCCAGGAGGCATACTGCAACCCAATCAGCATTCCAGGTTTGGATAAAGAGATAAACAAACATGACTTACCCGGCGGGAGGCATTCCAGGTGGCAATCCACCTGCGGGAGGGAATCCTGGGGGCATTCCGGGGGGAAGACCGGGGACTCCGGCAGGGAATCCAGGAGGGGGTCGAGCATACGCCATCGGTCGGGCAGCCATCGCGCCGGGGGCACCTATTCGCCATTGTTGAGCATTCCAGCTAACAACACATTTCGGCTCTTGGGAAAACGTACCAGCACCAAGGGGCATCCCTCTTCCAGCGGCCATACCCTTACCAGGACCAGGAATCAAACTGGGCTCCTCTTTTTGCACTGGAGGAGGACCTTCCACAGAGACGGAGACAATAGTTTCACCTCGGAGAATGACAAGACCAAGAGTTCGTTTTTGTTGTGTCGTGGGAGCGGGCTCGTTGGAGGAggccttggccttctttccctaAAGAAACAGGTCAGAAAGTAcaaaatgatgatatgtACAATGGAAAATACCTTGACAGTCCTAAATTCTTCACACTCGGCAAGCACAAAGTTCATGTGCTTGTCATATGCCAACATTTGACCGACAAGAGATCGACCATCGTTACTAAACCCCGCACCATCAGCATCCGCCTTTAAACTTATTGAACTCCTCCATCGCAATGCGTTGTCGCCCTTCCCGCCGGATGCAGTTGATAGATGCAGACTTACAGGGTAACCTTGAGTCTGTAGTGAAGCAAGGTCACCATCTTGGAGTGCTTGGCTTTAGGAGCTAAAAATGGATCGTCAGTATAACCTACGATACCACAAAGTCAACCATGCACTCACGGGGCTAAATAGACATAGAGGCGGCATTGAAGAGCACAGGAGATATCTGTCAGCATTATATCCTTACTTCGAATGACACTCAACACCATCCAATCTTGACGCTTAGCCCTCCATCGTTCTAACGCTTTATCCATCCGCAATCACTCCATCCCCTTTCCGCTGGTCCAATCGCACGTCCCCATCCTTATTCTGCGTCTCTCTGTCTGTCGCTTTAACCTCGCAACATTCATGTTCCACCCAACCGCCTCGCAACCACCCGTCatatcttctccaaccttgCGTCCTCACCGCTGGAACAAATGCGGCTCACCATCTTGATCcaattctttcttctccttgcgTGTCTTGTTGTAGTGTTTCTATGAGTGTTTTAATGTCAATCTCCCAGCGTTGCCGGGGAAATGGTATCTGTTTTGAATATCCAACACTTGTGCTTCACTTCTACAAGCAAGAAGCGTTCGAAGCTGCCAGCCTCTCGAGCTCGGCGTTTTCCGGGAATATTCCCTAGTGGCGGAGGCGTTCGACCCGGCGAAAGTATCCCTTTTATTTTCTGTGcgcatttctttttcttcttttcttcttcagaatCAATCAATTGTACGTGATCCCGTTATTGTGGATCCTGGGGAACAACTGCAATGCCCAGAGATCTCTACAGGAGGATCTAGAGTCGTCGAGAGACATAAGACAGGACGTCTAGCCGGGGCATTTTGCTGTTGTGGTGTGCTTGGCCTGAGTTCTGCCTACATACATCGACAGCCATGAATTTCGTTGTGTTTTGCTACTATACATGCTACCTGTGATGAATTCACTGATTCGGTACTGAACCACCCGGCCATTAACCATTTAACAGACTTGGACGTCTCTATTCGTTTATTATTATAGCACTCTTTTTTGTTCGGTAGTAACGGCACAAGTCCATGAAAAGCCATGACGATTGCACTTTCTCCCGGATGTCTCGTTTGTAACTTTTGCACGAAATAATACATCTCCAACTCCATTTCAACTTTAACCTCCCATATCTCATCCATAATGTCCACTTTTGACCGCCGTCGTATCCCAGCACCCGAAATATCCATCCCTCCTGTCTATGAACCTCTTCCCAACGATGCTCAAGCAGGTCCGTCCACCCGGACAGACAGAACTGACCAGGAGTCAAGACCGATATGTGCGTCCAactcctctttctcgaGGTAACCAATATATCCTTGTCGGGGTTTACTAATGATGCCATTTAAATCTGGTAGTCTTAAAGACGGGATTGATCAGTCAGGCGCATGGTAGTGGATATATCGAAGCTGGGGGTGTCAAGATTGCTTGTTCCGTGTAtgtcttctttcgtctACGATCTCGGAGCTCAGCAGAATACTTACGTCTCTTTGCCATAGGTACGGCCCTAGACCCAAACCTCCTCCATACTCTCCTCAAGGTACCCTCAACCTTGAAGTAAAATTTGCCCCATTTGCCTCAGACCCTCGCCGTGCGCCTTTACGCGTacgttcttcctcgcccctcgtcttcacccCCCATGCTGGACTAAAGACTAACTATATTCCATTATGATAGGATACCGAACCACTTCCCTTATCCAACCTCCTAACCCAGCTCCTACTCCCTAcactccacctccacctcctccccaaaTCATCCATCGACGTCTACCTCCTTGTCCTGGAATCTGATACCCTCACCAACGTTCTCTCTGCAGGGCTGACTGTCGCTTCGGCAGCGGTGGCTGATGCTGGGATTGAGATGGCCGGTTTGGGTGTGGGAGGAGTAGTAGCCAGCGTCGGAGGGGATGAGAAGCAAGGCAGGAGAAGGGTGGTGATTGATCCGAgtctggaagaggagaaggaaagtgATGTTAAAGTTATGGTTGGGACGATGCCAGCGTTGGGCAAGGTGACAAACATATGGCTGACTGGAGAGGCCGAAGTGGATGATGCTTGTAATGTATGTGTCCGTTTCCTTATCTCGAGTTACGCAGCCTTGCTGATCATGTTATTAGATGATTGAACAGGTCATCGAGGCTTCTAAAGAAACACACAGCGTCCTCGCCGAGGCTTTGGTCGAAGGAGCCGGAGAACGAGGTATAGCAGCTGCATAGACCATGTACTTTTGATATGTAATACTTGAAAACCATACCTAAACAGAGCACTGATTGTCGCTGATCTTTTAATATACAAGTTCGTGACTGCTTATGATACATGTTTTTTGCACATTCTGTACTCGATTTCTGTTTCCTATGCCCGCAAATACTACTCCTTATGCTTATACCAGAAAGCACCTACTACAATCGCCACGACCAACACTCCTACAACCGTCTGTGGCTATTAAATTCACCCTTATCAGTACTCGATTCATTGCACCAAAAACAGCAAAACTTACTTGAACAACCTTTggctctctcctcttcatcccatccCGCTTAACCTCCTTtccaacctccttctctttcaatgTATCcccactctccctcccactTTCACTACTATggttctcttcctcgtccccTCTTTGCTTCTGCCCCCCTTCCCTAGGCTGTGGGGGTTTGATCGTTTGGTTGCTCTCATTCCTAGAGAGTTCCCCTAGTCGTTTCGATTTGagcttcagcttcttcactcGACCTGAGACAATGGGTCCACCTCCGGCGAGGCTAAGTTTGGGAGTGTCCAAGGAGGAATCGCCATCTGCTACAGCTTTGAGGGCTCGAACAGCGAGGACAGTCTTATGGCTGGgtcgtcgtcttctcaaTTTACCCTTCGAAGGCATTGTGAGAGGATCATTAGACCCATTCCACTCTACCAACCCCTCGTTTCCATCCGCTtccccatcatcctcctcctcttcgtccctttcgtcatcttctgcttcatcctcatcttcatacTCGGCCTCACTCAACCTCTCATTCTCCtgcctctcctcttcctcctcgtaTGCTCGCCTGCTCGCTTCCTCCCACTCTCTTACCACACTTTTCaacctctccctctctttttcccatccctccctctcctgTTTCCAACTCTCCTCAAATTTAATTCTCCAGCTTTCCCACTTTTCCTCTGCCTTGGAGACTTCCTCGCTGATCTTGTTAGACATGCCAGATTCAAGTGATGAAATTCTGTCGGTAAGCAACTTGATGGCGGACATGGCTTCCGCATGTTGGGATTGGAGAGCTTGAGATAGGGATAGGGCTTCGGAGATTTCAGTGGAGAGAGTGTTGATTTGGGAGACGAGCTGGTTGTTTTGCTCGagcatttccttctcccggTTTGTCAGGCTGCCATTAACGTGTGCAGGGATTGCTTCGAGGTCCTTGGACGCTTGGTCGATAGCAGCCTTATTCTGGTCCTCCTCATTTATCTCGCCTTCCTGAATAGGCTCAGGCGTAGGAGGCCTTTCATGCTCCCCTTTTTCTGTCTTCTTTGCCCGATGTGCTCGGCGACGTTCTCTCACTCGATTCTCAgaatcttcatcatccatcagaGTCGCCACACTCCTtgcatcatcctcatcgtcctcgtcatcatcaccttccagctcacctctcctccccaGCTGCCTGCCGCGGTACC
This region of Cryptococcus neoformans var. neoformans B-3501A chromosome 10, whole genome shotgun sequence genomic DNA includes:
- a CDS encoding hypothetical protein (HMMPfam hit to Fungal_trans, Fungal specific transcription factor domain, score: 64.4, E(): 3.1e-16); amino-acid sequence: MISADIPPGEGSTSILPSSESMHPPALPIKRTSAAEPGKAGGKAGKGDKEKSGRQSFSCAECRRLKLKCSREWPCTSCEKRGCAQICPNGEMRTGKGKRLILADTAELHERISLLEVALSQSHAKNSSTPHPLLESPYLFSPREPRSYGRNNSKTSTGFGNEPGAEDELLQGAFGTLTIGQEGQATFVGSFAGSEYLREGEGSGDELTGSETGPGVLGGGNARGHNATEQRRQALATPPSTAEGRWSGNEEYSNLPGLGLHSSLFARGEIKLDKLRDELPDYDREGRALVTSYWENVNWQYQPIPRAMFENDHILNAYDTESSPNAHKLACVFLVMALGSMFDLNRPPFHPRGEQLFMLGRACISVVGIEQASPATVQAMHLMGTYILNDKRGNGGEVFWPILGTAVKIAQSLGLHRDGEHYGLSQYEVEERRQVWWEIVSYDRLQALCFGRPCSTSYKWSDTKIPEVPELIGDETGFHRAKYGLMHLMERVIDVQTQVDPVSLTVVSQLDSDLREYKKNLPELLLPNVAIVDLPLDPNVHPHLVIHRFGIRLQIAQMRLLLNRPLFARALKDAPDDPSHSKFGSSFVALFENAQEIVHLVKALVIYHPSLVARWWFFWFHAFSSAVCLAAIAIRAPQCAFASPSFHAMSIVCDISAAAREGCRAKKGLPILLRLRKRAHEALIAASRTKNKVVADGSGEEDDLSHLVGSAKLRRVQAPLRGPSASSSNGTGVAVGIGRTGGVDGTPSPNSGGSIATASTLVDNGFYDAAVPAFAGDQTTPLTASSYPASSYPLMTSSSWESEVPLSGYIPNHLISISGTGPGAGTNRNTWLNASNSSPSTNISVSPEYDGQVGVDMDMSMALGMNMGMAMGGGLGMPGKHFQGDEGGGQMRHQDGMGGQNAEMGGQDGDMFGFNFEAFVNQMGGAV
- a CDS encoding hypothetical protein (HMMPfam hit to LSM, LSM domain, score: 61.0, E(): 3.2e-15) — translated: MVTLLHYRLKVTLNDGRSLVGQMLAYDKHMNFVLAECEEFRTVKGKKAKASSNEPAPTTQQKRTLGLVILRGETIVSVSVEGPPPVQKEEPSLIPGPGKGMAAGRGMPLGAGAPGAMAARPMAYARPPPGFPAGVPGLPPGMPPGFPPAGGLPPGMPPAGMPPGFRPPGFPGAPAGMPPGFPPAGQMPPGFRPPQ
- a CDS encoding hypothetical protein (HMMPfam hit to RNase_PH, 3' exoribonuclease family, domain 1, score: 72.3, E(): 1.3e-18), which gives rise to MSTFDRRRIPAPEISIPPVYEPLPNDAQAGPSTRTDRTDQESRPIFLKTGLISQAHGSGYIEAGGVKIACSVYGPRPKPPPYSPQGTLNLEVKFAPFASDPRRAPLRDTEPLPLSNLLTQLLLPTLHLHLLPKSSIDVYLLVLESDTLTNVLSAGLTVASAAVADAGIEMAGLGVGGVVASVGGDEKQGRRRVVIDPSLEEEKESDVKVMVGTMPALGKVTNIWLTGEAEVDDACNMIEQVIEASKETHSVLAEALVEGAGERGIAAA
- a CDS encoding hypothetical protein (HMMPfam hit to FHA, FHA domain, score: 54.9, E(): 2.2e-13), translated to MQHQYLSHPLGPLSQQGQAMNHSTGLNSGGGGEVPWGAPFPSLHLWPIQDTFQMKMIHLPEGQRIKIGRQTNNKTVPGERNAYFDSKVLSRLHAEIWEQGGKIFIRDVRSSNGTFINGERLSPEGVESDPVEIKNEDQIDFGIDIVSDDNRTIVHHRVAAKAYCVFNEEDAARSARELATYQSHDNTRMRRMGGDMHPGANPLAQMGPAMMSGGGKVGSLSFEHVLSKLQAELHASKETGAELQNLATTFTGIQDTLSGGVSPSQNGSAEQYIPPQFRSATAEAQAALAGPHGQEAAAFIALQAQLTETQSSLSGHLDKIRYLETQLKEHESLKAEVQLMREQMEESKREMDMVLAGYRGRQLGRRGELEGDDDEDDEDDARSVATLMDDEDSENRVRERRRAHRAKKTEKGEHERPPTPEPIQEGEINEEDQNKAAIDQASKDLEAIPAHVNGSLTNREKEMLEQNNQLVSQINTLSTEISEALSLSQALQSQHAEAMSAIKLLTDRISSLESGMSNKISEEVSKAEEKWESWRIKFEESWKQEREGWEKERERLKSVVREWEEASRRAYEEEEERQENERLSEAEYEDEDEAEDDERDEEEEDDGEADGNEGLVEWNGSNDPLTMPSKGKLRRRRPSHKTVLAVRALKAVADGDSSLDTPKLSLAGGGPIVSGRVKKLKLKSKRLGELSRNESNQTIKPPQPREGGQKQRGDEEENHSSESGRESGDTLKEKEVGKEVKRDGMKRREPKVVQPQTVVGVLVVAIVVGAFWYKHKE